In Cupriavidus basilensis, the following proteins share a genomic window:
- a CDS encoding phosphotransferase, giving the protein MNGPASAALAGADVLNEGSPEVPVTWAMALLTQHYGLAGRLSALSGERDRNFLLETPAASYMLKVSHPAELPLVADFQTQALLHIAAADPALPVQRIVPTLAGQPSLIAQPPGGQARVVRLFSYLPGMPLPKAQRSQAQARELARTLARLDLALRDFRHPAGELELPWDIQRAERVRGLLDSVPDAARRALANRALDRFAANVQPRLAHLRAQPIHNDFNIYNVLVDPQDHACIAGVLDFGDMVHAPLIDDLAVAAAYQVDPAGDTMATLSDFVAAYHAVLPLQADEVDVLFDLVQARLVMVVAISGWRAARHPENAPYLLRNNAVSWDRLAACDAIPTEQARSVLRRACAMA; this is encoded by the coding sequence ATGAACGGGCCGGCAAGCGCGGCACTGGCGGGCGCCGATGTGCTTAACGAAGGCTCGCCCGAAGTCCCTGTGACGTGGGCGATGGCGCTGCTCACGCAGCACTACGGGCTGGCGGGCCGGCTCTCCGCGCTGAGCGGCGAGCGCGACCGGAACTTCCTGCTGGAAACGCCCGCGGCAAGCTACATGCTCAAGGTATCCCACCCGGCCGAGCTGCCGCTGGTGGCGGACTTCCAGACCCAGGCACTGCTGCACATCGCCGCAGCCGACCCCGCCCTGCCCGTGCAGCGCATCGTGCCAACCCTGGCGGGCCAGCCATCGCTGATCGCCCAGCCACCCGGTGGCCAGGCGCGCGTGGTCCGCCTGTTCAGCTACCTGCCTGGCATGCCGTTGCCCAAGGCACAGCGCTCGCAAGCGCAGGCACGGGAGCTGGCGCGCACGCTGGCCCGGCTCGACCTGGCGCTGCGCGACTTCCGCCATCCCGCCGGCGAACTGGAGCTGCCGTGGGACATCCAGCGCGCCGAGCGCGTGCGCGGGCTGCTCGACAGCGTCCCGGACGCGGCGCGCCGCGCGCTGGCAAACCGCGCGCTGGATCGCTTTGCCGCCAATGTGCAGCCCCGGCTGGCGCACCTGCGGGCCCAGCCGATCCACAACGACTTCAACATCTATAACGTGCTGGTCGACCCGCAAGACCATGCGTGCATTGCGGGCGTGCTGGATTTTGGCGACATGGTCCATGCGCCCCTGATCGACGACCTGGCCGTTGCCGCCGCCTATCAGGTGGACCCCGCCGGCGACACGATGGCCACGCTGTCTGACTTTGTCGCCGCGTATCACGCGGTGCTGCCGCTGCAAGCCGATGAGGTCGACGTGCTGTTCGACCTGGTGCAGGCCCGGCTGGTGATGGTGGTAGCCATCAGCGGCTGGCGCGCCGCGCGGCATCCGGAAAACGCGCCTTACCTGCTGCGCAACAACGCGGTCTCCTGGGACCGGCTGGCGGCCTGCGACGCGATCCCCACCGAACAAGCACGCTCCGTGCTGCGCCGCGCCTGCGCGATGGCGTGA
- a CDS encoding UBP-type zinc finger domain-containing protein: protein MTTACAHLALSHPVTPSAEGCEECLRSGDEWVHLRLCLCCGHVGCCDDSPNQHATRHFLATEHPVIQSFEPGETWRWCYIDKLFIP from the coding sequence ATGACAACGGCGTGTGCGCACCTTGCATTGAGCCATCCCGTCACACCCAGCGCAGAAGGCTGCGAGGAATGCCTGCGCAGCGGCGACGAATGGGTGCACCTGCGCTTGTGCCTGTGCTGCGGCCATGTCGGTTGCTGCGACGACTCGCCCAACCAGCACGCCACCCGGCATTTCCTGGCCACGGAACATCCGGTGATCCAGTCGTTCGAGCCGGGCGAAACCTGGCGCTGGTGCTATATCGACAAGCTGTTCATTCCCTGA
- the wrbA gene encoding NAD(P)H:quinone oxidoreductase has protein sequence MTCRIQVVFYSMYGHVYKMAEAVAAGAREVDGAEVTLLQVPELVPDAVLEKSGAKAARAAFAHVPVAEPDKLADADAILFGTPTRFGNMCAQMRNFLDQTGGLWMSGGLVGKVGSVFTSTATQHGGQETTITSFHTTLLHQGMVIVGVPYAEARLLDMSQITGGTPYGASTLTAADGSRQPSENELAIAKYQGRHVAGIAARLAAR, from the coding sequence ATGACTTGCAGGATCCAGGTGGTCTTCTACAGCATGTACGGGCACGTCTACAAAATGGCGGAGGCGGTGGCGGCGGGCGCGCGCGAAGTCGATGGCGCCGAGGTGACGCTGCTCCAGGTGCCGGAACTGGTGCCCGACGCCGTGCTGGAAAAGAGTGGCGCCAAGGCCGCCCGGGCGGCTTTCGCCCATGTGCCCGTGGCGGAGCCGGACAAGCTGGCCGACGCCGATGCCATCCTGTTCGGCACCCCCACGCGGTTTGGCAATATGTGCGCGCAGATGCGCAATTTTCTTGACCAGACCGGCGGGCTGTGGATGAGCGGCGGGCTGGTGGGCAAGGTCGGCAGTGTCTTTACCAGCACCGCCACCCAGCACGGTGGCCAGGAGACCACGATTACCAGCTTCCACACCACGCTGCTGCACCAGGGCATGGTGATTGTCGGCGTGCCCTACGCCGAAGCGCGGCTGCTGGACATGAGCCAGATCACGGGGGGCACACCCTATGGCGCATCCACCCTGACGGCCGCCGACGGCTCGCGCCAGCCCAGCGAGAACGAACTGGCCATCGCAAAGTATCAGGGCCGGCACGTGGCCGGCATTGCCGCCAGGCTCGCGGCGCGCTAG
- a CDS encoding aspartate aminotransferase family protein, with the protein MTTAAATPSVAALTERRARVLGPAYRLFYEEPLHIVRGDGVWLYDANGERYLDAYNNVASVGHCHPQVVQAIARQAAQLNTHTRYLHEGILDYAQRLLATMPDALGHAMLTCTGSEANDLAMRIARAHTGAQGLIITRFAYHGVTASIAEASPSLGRYVKLGDNVRTVPAPDSYRVVPAQLGAVFAEGVRHAIEDLRAHGIRPAALLVDTVFSSDGIFTDPPGFLKDAVAAIRAAGGVFIADEVQPGLGRTGEAFWGFQRHGVVPDIVTMGKPMGNGHPLAGLAVRPEVLEAFGRECRYFNTFGGNPVSVAAGMAVLDVIEQTQLMAQVRRVGKYLRERLAGVAARRPLIGDIRGAGLFVAVEFVEDGDAARPATARTARIVNGLRRRHVLVGATGEAANILKIRPPMVFTEAHADLLADTLDAVLAEVENERAA; encoded by the coding sequence ATGACCACGGCAGCAGCCACCCCTAGCGTTGCAGCACTGACCGAGCGGCGCGCCCGCGTGCTCGGGCCGGCGTACCGCCTGTTCTACGAGGAGCCGCTGCACATCGTGCGCGGCGATGGCGTCTGGCTTTATGACGCCAACGGCGAGCGCTACCTCGATGCATATAACAATGTGGCATCGGTCGGCCATTGCCATCCACAGGTGGTGCAAGCCATTGCCCGCCAGGCGGCGCAGCTCAACACGCACACACGCTACCTGCACGAGGGCATCCTGGATTACGCGCAGCGTCTGCTGGCCACCATGCCGGACGCGCTGGGCCATGCCATGCTCACCTGTACCGGCAGCGAGGCCAACGACCTGGCGATGCGCATCGCGCGCGCCCACACCGGCGCGCAAGGGCTGATCATCACGCGCTTTGCCTACCACGGCGTGACCGCGTCCATTGCCGAGGCATCGCCCTCGCTCGGGCGCTACGTGAAGCTCGGCGACAACGTGCGCACCGTACCGGCGCCGGACAGCTACCGCGTTGTGCCGGCGCAGCTCGGTGCTGTCTTTGCCGAAGGGGTGCGCCACGCCATCGAGGACCTGCGCGCGCATGGCATCCGCCCCGCCGCGCTGCTGGTGGACACCGTGTTCTCCAGCGACGGCATCTTCACCGATCCGCCCGGCTTCCTGAAAGATGCGGTCGCCGCCATCCGCGCGGCCGGCGGCGTGTTCATCGCCGACGAGGTGCAGCCCGGCCTGGGGCGCACCGGCGAGGCGTTCTGGGGATTCCAGCGGCATGGCGTGGTGCCGGACATCGTCACCATGGGCAAGCCCATGGGCAACGGGCATCCGCTGGCCGGGCTGGCCGTGCGCCCCGAAGTGCTGGAGGCGTTTGGGCGCGAGTGCCGTTACTTCAATACCTTCGGCGGCAACCCGGTGTCTGTCGCCGCCGGCATGGCGGTGCTTGACGTCATCGAGCAAACGCAGCTCATGGCGCAGGTGCGGCGCGTGGGCAAGTACCTGCGCGAGCGGCTGGCAGGCGTGGCGGCACGGCGTCCGCTGATCGGCGATATCCGCGGCGCCGGGCTGTTCGTCGCGGTGGAGTTTGTCGAAGACGGCGATGCCGCGCGTCCCGCGACCGCGCGCACTGCGCGCATCGTCAACGGCCTGCGGCGGCGCCACGTGCTGGTTGGTGCCACCGGCGAAGCGGCCAACATCCTGAAGATCCGCCCGCCGATGGTGTTCACCGAAGCGCACGCCGACCTGCTGGCCGACACCCTGGACGCCGTGCTGGCCGAGGTGGAGAACGAGCGAGCGGCCTGA
- a CDS encoding histone deacetylase family protein has translation MKVVYSDLHLDHDPHAFMVRGKMKRSNEQPERALRLLAAVRADGHDVIAPADHGPGPRAAIHTPEYLRFLETAYERWQLLPDASEEVLPNIHPFPGQPCTYPDSVVGQAGFHMGDAACSIGPNTWRAAVGSADVATHAAQLVADGERAAYALCRPPGHHAYVDRANGFCYLNNTAIAAQHLRRHHDRVAILDIDMHHGNGTQGIFYRRNDVLTVSLHGDPMLFTPFFTGHAHERGEAEGLGYNINRPLARGTGDEAYLAALRDVCQSIRAFAPGALVVALGLDAHERDPYQALAVTTPGFALITAEIARLGLPTVLVQEGGYLSDDLGPNLSSALRGFASAA, from the coding sequence ATGAAAGTCGTCTACAGCGATCTGCATCTCGACCACGACCCGCACGCGTTCATGGTGCGCGGCAAGATGAAACGCAGCAACGAGCAGCCCGAGCGCGCCCTGCGCCTGCTGGCGGCGGTGCGCGCCGATGGCCACGACGTGATTGCCCCCGCCGATCACGGCCCCGGCCCGCGTGCCGCGATCCACACGCCGGAATACCTGCGCTTCCTGGAAACCGCGTACGAGCGCTGGCAACTGCTGCCCGACGCCTCCGAAGAGGTCTTGCCCAACATCCATCCGTTCCCCGGGCAGCCCTGCACCTATCCCGACAGCGTGGTCGGCCAGGCGGGCTTCCACATGGGCGACGCCGCCTGCTCCATCGGGCCCAACACCTGGCGCGCGGCGGTCGGCTCGGCCGACGTGGCCACCCACGCCGCGCAACTGGTCGCCGACGGCGAGCGCGCGGCCTATGCGCTGTGCCGCCCGCCGGGCCACCACGCTTACGTGGACCGCGCCAACGGCTTTTGCTACCTGAACAACACTGCCATTGCCGCGCAGCACCTGCGCCGCCACCATGACCGCGTCGCCATCCTCGACATCGACATGCACCACGGCAACGGCACCCAGGGCATCTTCTACCGGCGCAACGATGTGCTGACCGTGTCGCTGCATGGCGACCCGATGCTGTTCACGCCCTTCTTCACCGGACACGCGCATGAGCGCGGCGAGGCCGAAGGCCTCGGCTACAACATCAACCGCCCGCTGGCGCGCGGCACCGGCGACGAGGCCTACCTGGCAGCGCTGCGCGACGTGTGCCAGAGCATCCGCGCGTTCGCACCCGGCGCGCTGGTGGTAGCGCTGGGGCTGGACGCGCACGAGCGCGACCCGTACCAGGCGCTGGCCGTCACCACGCCCGGCTTCGCCCTCATCACCGCGGAAATCGCGCGGCTGGGCTTGCCGACGGTGCTGGTGCAGGAAGGCGGCTATCTCTCCGACGATCTCGGGCCCAACCTGTCCAGCGCGCTGCGCGGCTTCGCGAGCGCGGCATGA